One window from the genome of Gloeomargarita sp. SRBZ-1_bins_9 encodes:
- a CDS encoding pentapeptide repeat-containing protein yields MTTPDLADWLRTTLAPLDCTGKGIVENGQLRVLVEGPTVPPLNQTVTCLREGLPRLKGMDIRSLLVFGRVKGEEIPHWAESLTVTPAMRGESVQERLARLRETLQRQSQRGQRVRAQMDTLRPQTVPPQPVPTETITADMRQRLQRGEKDFRQAQLSGVDLSGLDLREVCLRGADLSQANLRGCDLTEADLSQANLRGANLADARLVRANLSRAILSSELRSATNLQRADVRLAQLTEATMSRVVAVGANFAGADLTRVDLRRADLSQANLTEALLVQADLSRANLSGAYLTDANLSQANLTAADLTWSDLLRTNLERADLSEASLNHARLQEASLRDTVFKGTILPNGVVTYTAPNP; encoded by the coding sequence ATGACGACCCCGGATCTGGCGGATTGGCTGCGGACAACCCTGGCGCCCCTGGACTGTACGGGTAAGGGCATTGTGGAAAATGGCCAGTTGCGAGTGCTGGTAGAGGGGCCGACGGTGCCACCACTAAACCAAACCGTGACCTGTCTGCGGGAGGGACTGCCCCGCTTGAAGGGAATGGATATTCGTTCGTTGCTGGTGTTTGGTCGGGTCAAGGGGGAGGAGATTCCCCACTGGGCCGAAAGTTTGACGGTGACACCGGCTATGCGCGGCGAATCGGTGCAGGAACGGCTGGCTCGCCTGCGGGAAACACTCCAGCGGCAGTCGCAACGGGGGCAACGGGTCAGGGCGCAAATGGACACCCTCCGTCCCCAAACCGTTCCACCCCAACCTGTCCCCACAGAAACCATAACAGCGGATATGCGCCAGCGGCTTCAGCGGGGGGAAAAGGATTTCCGCCAGGCCCAGCTCAGCGGCGTGGATTTGAGTGGTTTGGATTTGCGGGAGGTTTGTTTGCGGGGGGCGGATTTATCCCAGGCGAACCTGCGGGGCTGCGACTTGACGGAGGCGGATTTGTCCCAGGCGAACTTGCGGGGCGCCAATTTAGCCGACGCGCGGTTGGTGCGGGCCAACCTTAGCCGGGCCATTCTCAGCAGCGAACTGCGCAGCGCCACCAATTTGCAACGGGCGGATGTGCGTCTAGCGCAACTGACGGAGGCCACGATGAGCCGCGTGGTCGCTGTTGGGGCCAATTTTGCCGGTGCCGACCTGACGCGGGTAGATTTGCGCCGGGCCGATTTGTCCCAGGCCAATTTAACAGAGGCGCTCCTGGTGCAGGCGGACCTTTCACGGGCCAACCTAAGCGGCGCCTATTTAACCGATGCGAACTTATCCCAGGCCAACTTGACGGCGGCGGATTTGACCTGGAGCGACCTGCTGCGCACGAACCTGGAACGGGCGGATTTGTCGGAAGCCAGCCTCAACCACGCCCGCCTGCAGGAAGCCTCTCTGCGCGATACGGTGTTCAAGGGAACCATCCTGCCCAACGGTGTGGTGACCTATACAGCGCCCAACCCCTGA
- the polA gene encoding DNA polymerase I has product MTAPCLLLVDGHSLAFRSYYALAKGREGGLRTKTGIPTSVTYGFVKALLEVLNRQTFTHLAVAFDCREPTFRHVADARYKEGRVEAPDDFHPDVANLQRLLRALRIPVVMAPGYEADDILGTLARRAEREGFVVKILSGDQDLFQLVNDRIHVLLLSNQNGPPVEVDPAGVVEKLGIQPAQVVDFKALCGDSADNIPGVRGIGAKTAVALLQKYRDLDDLYAHLEELPKAQQQKLTEGKASAYHSRFMATIHDDVPLEVTWEDCRLVGFDIFEVLPLLEELELQSFQRHIDQLYRQLGGTQAEELDFFSAEETAHQRSWTPPFTVWTIGTAAELQQLVQTLQGLTTPVAWDTETTALDPRDAQLVGIGCCWAENQVAYIPVGHHQGQQLDRALVLQQLKPILESPTHPKLFQNAKFDRNVLRVQGIHLQGVVFDTLLASYVLDPEGNHKLADLGAKYLGLQAQSYQDLVPKQQTIAELPIPTVAAYCGMDVYLVFRLAPLLEKELQKIPSLYRVFREIELPLEPVLAAMEYRGIALDVAVLQQLSREFDRQLQVLEKQAHALVGQEFNLNSPKQLSALLFDTLGLNKKKAKKTQWGYATDAATLEKLRGEHPVIEVILEYRTLAKLKSTYVDALAQLCRKDTGRVHTDFNQTMTATGRLSSSHPNLQNIPVRTEIGRQIRRAFIPQPGWLLVSADYSQIELRILAHLSQEPVLIAAFQRGEDIHRLTAQLLLEKETITPQERRLAKVINYGVIYGMGPQRLMREAGIGFAEAKDFIDRFYQRYPAVFAYLQKTEQQAVTQGYVETLTGRRRYFRFTSPWLQQLRGKPLSDRDWAMVQKRLNAVDAGLLRAAANAPIQGSSADIIKIAMIRLHEFLQDYQAHLLLQVHDELVFEMPPDEWPHLASPIRQIMAQAVPLAVPLEVDMHAGRNWQEAK; this is encoded by the coding sequence ATGACTGCCCCCTGTTTGTTGCTGGTGGATGGCCATTCCCTGGCGTTTCGGTCCTACTACGCCTTGGCCAAGGGACGGGAAGGGGGGCTGCGCACCAAAACGGGGATTCCCACCAGTGTCACCTACGGGTTTGTAAAAGCGCTGCTGGAGGTCTTAAACCGGCAAACGTTTACCCATTTGGCGGTGGCCTTTGACTGTCGGGAACCCACGTTTCGCCATGTGGCCGATGCCCGTTACAAAGAGGGGCGGGTAGAGGCCCCGGATGATTTCCATCCCGATGTGGCCAATCTCCAGCGACTGTTGCGGGCGTTGCGCATTCCGGTGGTCATGGCCCCGGGCTACGAGGCAGACGACATTTTGGGGACGTTGGCCAGGCGAGCGGAACGGGAGGGTTTTGTGGTGAAAATTCTCTCCGGCGACCAGGATTTGTTTCAGTTGGTGAATGACCGGATCCACGTGTTGCTGTTGTCTAACCAAAATGGGCCGCCGGTGGAGGTTGACCCAGCCGGTGTGGTGGAAAAATTAGGCATTCAACCGGCGCAGGTGGTGGATTTCAAAGCCCTGTGTGGCGACAGTGCCGATAACATTCCCGGGGTACGGGGGATTGGGGCGAAGACGGCGGTCGCTTTGTTGCAGAAATACCGGGATTTGGATGACCTGTACGCCCACCTGGAGGAGTTGCCCAAGGCCCAGCAACAAAAACTGACCGAGGGCAAGGCGTCGGCCTATCATTCCCGCTTTATGGCCACGATTCATGACGATGTGCCCCTGGAGGTCACCTGGGAGGATTGCCGATTGGTGGGGTTTGATATTTTTGAGGTTTTGCCCCTGCTGGAGGAGCTGGAATTGCAATCGTTTCAGCGTCACATTGACCAGCTTTACCGGCAGTTGGGGGGCACCCAGGCCGAGGAGTTGGATTTTTTTTCGGCGGAAGAGACGGCCCACCAGCGCTCCTGGACACCTCCCTTTACCGTCTGGACCATTGGCACCGCGGCTGAGTTGCAACAACTGGTGCAAACGCTCCAGGGCCTGACCACGCCGGTGGCCTGGGATACGGAAACCACGGCTTTGGACCCCCGGGATGCGCAATTGGTGGGGATCGGTTGCTGCTGGGCCGAAAACCAGGTGGCCTATATTCCCGTGGGGCATCATCAGGGGCAACAGTTGGATAGGGCGCTGGTGCTGCAACAGCTCAAACCCATCCTGGAAAGCCCCACCCACCCTAAGCTGTTCCAGAACGCCAAATTTGACCGCAATGTGCTGCGGGTGCAGGGGATTCACCTACAGGGGGTGGTGTTTGACACCCTGCTGGCCAGTTATGTGCTCGACCCGGAGGGCAACCACAAACTGGCGGATTTGGGGGCGAAGTACCTGGGGTTGCAGGCCCAGTCCTACCAGGATTTGGTGCCCAAGCAGCAAACTATCGCCGAATTGCCCATTCCCACCGTTGCGGCCTACTGCGGGATGGATGTATATCTGGTGTTTCGCCTGGCGCCCCTACTGGAGAAGGAGCTGCAAAAAATCCCCAGCCTGTACCGGGTGTTTCGGGAGATCGAGCTGCCTTTGGAACCGGTGTTAGCGGCGATGGAGTACCGGGGGATTGCCCTGGATGTGGCGGTTTTGCAGCAACTGTCCCGGGAATTTGACCGACAATTGCAGGTCCTGGAAAAGCAGGCCCATGCTCTGGTGGGACAGGAATTTAATCTCAACTCCCCCAAGCAGTTGAGCGCCCTGCTGTTTGACACTTTGGGACTGAACAAAAAGAAGGCCAAGAAAACCCAGTGGGGCTATGCCACGGACGCGGCGACCCTGGAGAAATTGCGGGGGGAACATCCGGTGATCGAGGTGATCCTGGAGTACCGGACCCTGGCCAAACTCAAGTCCACCTACGTCGATGCCCTGGCGCAACTATGCCGTAAAGATACCGGTCGGGTGCATACGGATTTCAACCAGACCATGACGGCGACGGGGCGTTTGTCCTCTTCCCACCCCAACCTGCAAAACATCCCGGTGCGCACAGAAATTGGCCGCCAGATTCGCCGGGCATTTATTCCCCAACCGGGCTGGCTGTTGGTCTCGGCGGATTACTCCCAAATTGAGCTGCGTATTTTGGCCCACCTAAGCCAGGAACCGGTGTTGATTGCCGCCTTTCAACGGGGGGAGGACATCCACCGATTAACGGCCCAATTGCTGCTCGAAAAAGAAACCATTACCCCGCAAGAACGCCGCCTGGCCAAGGTGATCAATTACGGGGTGATTTACGGCATGGGACCCCAGCGCCTGATGCGGGAAGCGGGGATTGGTTTTGCCGAAGCGAAAGACTTTATTGACCGCTTTTACCAACGCTACCCGGCGGTGTTTGCCTACCTGCAAAAAACGGAGCAACAGGCGGTGACCCAGGGCTACGTGGAAACCCTTACCGGGCGGCGGCGTTACTTTCGGTTCACCAGTCCTTGGCTGCAACAGTTACGGGGGAAACCCTTGAGCGACAGGGATTGGGCGATGGTGCAAAAGCGGCTCAATGCCGTGGATGCAGGTTTGTTGCGGGCAGCGGCCAATGCTCCCATCCAAGGTTCCAGCGCCGACATCATCAAAATCGCCATGATCCGCCTGCATGAATTCCTACAGGATTACCAGGCCCATCTCCTGCTCCAGGTCCACGACGAATTGGTGTTCGAGATGCCCCCGGACGAATGGCCCCACTTGGCATCTCCCATCCGGCAGATCATGGCCCAGGCCGTGCCCCTGGCAGTCCCCCTGGAGGTGGATATGCACGCGGGCCGCAATTGGCAGGAAGCAAAATAG
- a CDS encoding ABC transporter permease — MGIPLAWLQLSREPIRLLVALAGITFADVLMFVQLGFQDALFEAAVLVHRRLRADLVLVNPQSQAFFAMQRFPRRRLYQALSLPEVESVAPLYVDLMPWKSPVCPPTPQATSCTRSILVLGFDPAVSVLDFPAVEAQLAQIRQPDVVLFDRLSREEFGTEFIVEALMAGRRVQAEVNRRRVTVGGLFELGASFSADGNVITSDLNFVRMFPGRTLAQVDVGLIRLKPGTDVEQARARLRELLNTQLKLPGGFLCQGAKPSAAFANDVCILTHEEFAELERYYWATGTAIGFIFGLGTAMGFVVGIVVVYQILYTDVSDHLAEYATLKAIGYRDRYLLLVVLQEAMILAVLGFIPGYLVSEGLYALTRLATRLPIAMTLNRAVTVLVLTVVMCFVAGAISVRRLQAADPADIF, encoded by the coding sequence ATGGGGATTCCCCTGGCATGGCTGCAGTTGTCCCGTGAACCGATCCGGCTATTGGTGGCCTTGGCGGGGATCACCTTTGCCGATGTGTTGATGTTTGTGCAGTTGGGGTTTCAGGATGCGTTGTTCGAGGCGGCGGTGTTGGTGCATCGGCGGTTGCGGGCAGATTTGGTGCTGGTCAATCCCCAGTCCCAGGCGTTTTTTGCCATGCAGCGGTTTCCCCGGCGCCGGTTGTACCAGGCTTTGAGCCTGCCGGAGGTCGAAAGTGTGGCTCCCCTGTATGTGGATTTGATGCCCTGGAAAAGTCCGGTTTGCCCGCCCACGCCCCAGGCCACCAGTTGCACCCGCTCGATCCTGGTTTTGGGATTTGACCCGGCGGTGTCGGTGTTGGATTTCCCGGCGGTGGAGGCCCAGCTTGCCCAGATCCGCCAGCCGGATGTGGTGCTGTTTGACCGCCTGTCGCGGGAGGAGTTTGGGACGGAGTTCATCGTGGAGGCATTGATGGCCGGGCGCAGGGTACAGGCGGAGGTGAACCGGCGACGGGTGACGGTGGGGGGCCTGTTCGAGCTGGGGGCGTCGTTTTCGGCGGATGGGAATGTGATCACCAGCGATTTAAATTTCGTGCGTATGTTTCCGGGGCGGACGCTGGCCCAGGTGGATGTGGGGTTGATTCGCCTAAAACCGGGTACGGATGTGGAACAGGCGCGGGCGAGATTGCGGGAATTGCTCAATACCCAACTGAAGTTGCCGGGGGGATTTCTCTGCCAGGGGGCTAAACCGTCGGCGGCGTTTGCCAATGATGTCTGTATCTTGACCCATGAGGAATTTGCGGAGCTGGAGCGCTATTACTGGGCGACGGGCACGGCCATTGGCTTTATTTTTGGGCTGGGGACGGCCATGGGGTTTGTGGTGGGGATCGTGGTGGTGTATCAGATTCTCTATACGGATGTGTCGGACCACCTGGCGGAGTATGCGACGTTGAAGGCGATTGGTTATCGGGACCGGTATTTGCTGCTGGTGGTGTTGCAGGAGGCGATGATTTTGGCGGTGTTGGGTTTCATCCCGGGCTATCTGGTGTCGGAGGGCTTGTATGCACTGACCCGCCTGGCGACGCGCTTGCCCATTGCCATGACGCTCAACCGGGCGGTCACGGTACTGGTGCTGACGGTGGTGATGTGTTTTGTGGCGGGGGCGATTTCCGTGCGGCGACTCCAGGCAGCCGACCCGGCGGATATTTTTTAG
- a CDS encoding pentapeptide repeat-containing protein has translation MNAEELLERYRAGEREFSGWDLQGVDLYRAGLNGVNLSEANLAGADLSGARLTGAYLAGANLQGAKLKQAVLREADLSDCRLVEANLVQAKLVGAVLAGADLTRADLNGANLSRADLSGALLVQADVTNGDVSGAYLYRLDGRGANFWQADLCRAILRGANLQGANLRQVDLSRAVLRGANLQGANLQGASLNGAVLQGANLQGAYLLEVDWQRAILTDVDLTGATLPDGLVFEAAMP, from the coding sequence ATGAACGCTGAGGAACTGCTGGAGCGCTATCGGGCAGGGGAGCGGGAGTTCAGCGGCTGGGATTTGCAGGGGGTGGATTTGTACCGGGCCGGCTTAAACGGGGTGAATCTCAGCGAAGCCAATCTGGCCGGGGCGGATTTGAGTGGGGCGCGCTTGACGGGGGCCTACCTGGCGGGGGCCAATTTGCAGGGGGCCAAACTCAAGCAGGCGGTGTTGCGGGAGGCGGATTTGAGCGACTGCCGGTTGGTGGAGGCCAATTTGGTTCAGGCGAAGCTGGTGGGGGCGGTGCTGGCGGGGGCGGACCTGACGCGGGCGGACTTGAATGGGGCGAACTTGAGCCGGGCGGATTTAAGTGGGGCTTTGCTGGTGCAGGCGGATGTCACCAATGGGGATGTGAGCGGCGCCTATCTGTATCGGTTGGATGGGCGGGGGGCGAATTTTTGGCAGGCGGATTTGTGCCGGGCCATTCTGCGGGGGGCGAATTTACAGGGGGCTAACCTGCGGCAGGTGGATTTGTCCCGGGCGGTCCTGCGGGGGGCGAATTTACAGGGGGCCAATTTGCAGGGGGCCAGCTTAAACGGGGCGGTGCTCCAGGGGGCCAATTTGCAGGGGGCCTACTTGTTGGAGGTGGATTGGCAACGGGCCATTTTGACGGATGTGGACTTGACCGGCGCCACCTTGCCCGATGGCCTGGTCTTCGAGGCAGCGATGCCCTGA
- a CDS encoding photosystem II S4 domain protein has product MADSHLLQARLEDWIDRAERTWQVVVSDLLSPPEVHQVETYCRRLSTVHWQSWGGYPQAERVRVALAPVDIPLTPADIPLALLGIEGNFLFDPASHRDFLGAILSTGIVREKVGDILVLGERGAQVIVVPEIADFLCLHLTQVRSVPVTVRPLDWSELRVPPPRTKELTTVEASLRLDALASAGFGLSRAKMVELIKQGEVRVNWQTVTQPSHVLKTGDVIALQGKGRVVVGEIALTKKDRYRVALTRLT; this is encoded by the coding sequence ATGGCCGATTCCCACCTGCTGCAAGCCCGCCTAGAAGACTGGATTGACCGCGCTGAGCGTACCTGGCAAGTGGTGGTGAGCGACCTGTTGAGTCCCCCCGAAGTTCACCAGGTGGAAACCTACTGCCGGCGTTTAAGCACGGTGCATTGGCAAAGTTGGGGTGGTTATCCCCAAGCGGAACGGGTCCGGGTGGCCCTGGCACCGGTGGATATACCCCTGACCCCTGCTGACATTCCTCTAGCGCTGCTGGGGATCGAGGGCAATTTCCTGTTCGACCCGGCCAGCCATCGGGATTTTTTGGGGGCGATCCTGAGCACGGGTATCGTGCGGGAGAAGGTGGGCGATATTTTGGTGTTAGGGGAACGGGGCGCCCAGGTAATTGTGGTCCCCGAGATAGCCGATTTTCTCTGCCTACACCTAACCCAGGTGCGCTCTGTCCCGGTCACGGTGCGTCCCCTGGACTGGTCGGAACTACGGGTCCCACCCCCCCGCACCAAGGAATTGACCACGGTGGAGGCTTCCTTGCGGTTGGATGCCCTGGCGTCGGCGGGGTTTGGGCTATCCCGGGCCAAGATGGTGGAATTGATCAAGCAGGGGGAGGTACGGGTGAACTGGCAAACGGTAACCCAGCCCAGCCATGTCCTCAAAACCGGCGATGTGATTGCTCTCCAGGGCAAGGGTCGGGTGGTGGTGGGCGAAATTGCCCTGACTAAAAAGGACCGCTACCGGGTAGCCCTGACCCGCTTGACCTAA
- the purQ gene encoding phosphoribosylformylglycinamidine synthase subunit PurQ codes for MRCGIVVFPGSNCDRDMAWVTQQVLGWPTRLIWHEEMEVGEVDLLVLPGGFSYGDYLRCGALARFSPVMPAVIRHAEAGKWLLGVCNGFQILTEVGLLPGTLMRNRDLQFICDRVPVRVERVDLPWTCHYQPQQVLQLPIAHGEGCYYAEPAVIRELEQHRQVVFRYLPPNPNGSVVDIAGICNRRGNVLGMMPHPERACDPDLGPTDGLGLFTGLLAWYAETAGWGR; via the coding sequence GTGAGGTGCGGGATTGTGGTATTTCCGGGGTCCAATTGCGACCGGGATATGGCCTGGGTGACGCAGCAGGTGTTGGGCTGGCCGACCCGCCTGATTTGGCATGAGGAGATGGAGGTGGGGGAGGTGGATTTGCTGGTGCTGCCGGGGGGGTTTAGCTACGGGGATTACTTGCGGTGTGGGGCGCTGGCGCGGTTTTCTCCGGTCATGCCGGCGGTCATTCGCCATGCGGAGGCGGGGAAGTGGCTGCTGGGGGTGTGCAACGGGTTTCAGATTCTGACGGAGGTGGGCCTGCTGCCGGGGACCTTGATGCGCAACCGGGATTTGCAGTTTATTTGCGACCGGGTGCCGGTGCGGGTGGAACGGGTGGATTTGCCCTGGACGTGCCACTACCAACCCCAGCAGGTGTTGCAGTTGCCCATTGCCCATGGGGAGGGGTGCTACTACGCGGAACCGGCGGTAATCCGGGAGCTGGAGCAACACCGGCAGGTGGTGTTTCGCTACTTGCCCCCCAATCCCAATGGGTCGGTGGTGGATATTGCCGGGATTTGCAATCGCCGGGGGAATGTGCTGGGGATGATGCCTCACCCGGAGCGGGCCTGCGACCCGGATTTGGGTCCGACCGATGGGCTGGGGCTGTTTACCGGTTTGCTGGCGTGGTATGCTGAAACTGCCGGTTGGGGTCGCTAA
- the purS gene encoding phosphoribosylformylglycinamidine synthase subunit PurS, with translation MTTYHAEIHITLKPGVLDPAGTAVTRVLQQHHYDGVQQVRMGKLIELTLMAPDQAQAQAQVDRICREVLTNPVIETYRFRLEAQG, from the coding sequence ATGACGACCTACCACGCGGAAATTCACATCACCCTGAAACCGGGGGTGCTGGACCCGGCGGGAACGGCGGTGACCCGTGTACTACAACAACACCACTACGACGGGGTGCAGCAGGTGCGCATGGGGAAGTTGATCGAATTGACCCTGATGGCTCCGGATCAGGCCCAGGCCCAGGCCCAGGTGGACCGTATTTGTCGGGAGGTGTTGACCAATCCTGTCATCGAAACTTACCGCTTCCGCCTGGAGGCGCAAGGGTGA
- a CDS encoding rubrerythrin family protein, with product MSLSHFQEDFMGIDRFFQEAVYHDETDLNAASTVEVEMYEHECMYPTFAEIARQAGHPEIGAMFDAIAREEGEHAQLVRRLYQQLEVKDSPQTQEAKRLVAQIQAQMEVVAKDPRGLRRALETALEVETIESEKTYPAFAELARRQGKEEVARVFEEIVRSETRHAAWVRRALESLPAHV from the coding sequence ATGAGTTTGAGCCATTTTCAAGAAGATTTCATGGGGATTGACCGGTTCTTCCAGGAGGCGGTGTACCACGATGAGACGGATTTGAATGCCGCCTCGACGGTGGAAGTGGAGATGTACGAGCACGAGTGCATGTATCCCACCTTTGCGGAGATTGCTCGGCAGGCGGGTCATCCCGAAATCGGGGCGATGTTTGACGCCATTGCCCGGGAGGAAGGGGAACATGCGCAACTGGTGCGCCGGTTGTACCAGCAGTTGGAGGTGAAGGATTCGCCCCAAACCCAAGAGGCCAAGCGCCTGGTGGCGCAAATCCAAGCCCAGATGGAGGTGGTGGCCAAGGACCCTCGGGGGTTGCGGCGGGCATTGGAAACGGCCCTGGAAGTGGAAACCATTGAGAGCGAAAAGACCTATCCCGCGTTTGCGGAGTTGGCCCGGCGGCAGGGGAAGGAAGAAGTGGCCCGGGTGTTTGAAGAAATCGTCCGTTCGGAAACGCGCCATGCGGCTTGGGTGCGGCGGGCCTTGGAGTCCTTGCCGGCTCATGTCTAA